ttctttctaataGGTAATCACAttacctctgttctcagctgcataagaactGGGAGGGAGGAAAAACAGCAGCACACTAAGCTATCCAGTGAAAGGCTGTGTAGGTGGGGCATGTCCGAACAAGTTTGATAATTTGAGTAGAgaaggctgagttcccagcaaagctagagaactgaccacggtgtgctctctgggttagtgtggtcagtttataATAAGAAAGCAGagagactggcaggaacaccagggatttcacacaaaggaagcaatacaaagaaaaaaggagactttttcatacaagtacatggtacagcaggcacatatcaggaaaatTAAGTGTTGGGTAACAAAAGCTTTATGTTGGAGATCCACCTGCCCTCCCCCTGCCCAAGATAGTTTTGTTAATTTCCCTGTTTTTTATAAATATTCCCATTAGACTTACATTATTCTGGAAAATTCTTATCATCTTCAGTATTTCAGGTATAGATGGAGTTTGAACATCATCCATCCTCAGTAACTGACATATGGTGCTGTTGGAAGTCCGCAAACCAAGGATTCTCTGTGAGAAAATATTAGTTCTGATTATCACATGATGTGACTATTGGCAACAGAACTCACAATTTACCACTTACACGCTTATAATCAAACAGAATGGTGGAGGAACAATTTTTCTTGAGGACAAAGAAGACCGCCACATCTTCCTCTTCATTCACCAAGATTGTCTGCTGGAAATTGTGTCCATCCTGAGAGTTGAGCTTCATCATCACCATCTATAGTATAACAACATGGCCAGTGTTATCAGGAGGGAACTAAAATAGCATACAGTGTGCAATTTCGGAACTTGTTTCCGGTTCCACAGAAGCAAACTGAAACAGTTACTAATATTGTATGTTTCAAttgtgtgtagaaaaaaaaagttgagatGTTTCTTACCGTTTCTGTGTGTTTCTGAGTCATGTAGACTCCAATTAAAATTGACACAACAGTGATGAGGACAAGAACAAGTGCCACAGAAACTCCCACAATCCACTTCTTCTTGGGCTGCTTCGTCCTGGGGAAGAGGCTGTATGGCTGATGGATAGAGAATAATAGAAAATAGGAAACATATGTAGcagtacccctgcaggggttgcaGATGTCTGGTTGGTTCATCCACAGTAAACAGTCTTTGagctttgttttgtgtttttattaggGGGTAATACCTTGGATGTGGATAGGAATTATGTGATGGCCACTTGACAGTAACAAATccagggacaacttcctccctatTTACAGCTATGATTGATTGTTCTACTTTATCCTGTACAACTCCAACCTATTCCTTCTCTTTGGTCTGTACAGCTCTGATGTATCCCTCTTTAGTAGCCAACAGTCTCAGACAGACCATACCCTCCTGACACCccagccctcctgatcccccccaatACCATACTCTCCTGACACCCCAGCCCTGCTGATCCCCCTCAACCTCATACCCTCCTGACACCCCagccctcctcacccccccccccccaataccatacCCTCCTGTACGCCCAGTGCCATGCCGTCTTGAGACCccagccctcctgatcccccaaaACCATATCCTCCTGACACCccagccctcctgatcccccccaatACCATACCCTTCTGTCCGCCCAGTGCCTTGCTCTCTTGAGACCCCAGCCCTCCTGatcctcctgtactgtgccctccataTTCCCCAGTACCAAACTCTCCTGGCCCCCAGTACCGTGCTCTCATGACCCTCCTGCACTgcgccctcctgacccctccagtACCCCCCGACCCCCTATACCTTGCCCTTCTGACCTCTATAGATCCAGAGCATTGTGCACAGCTGCTTTCATTTTAATTAGTAAGGATTAACTTATGTGTATGTCATCACATTACCCTGGCATTTAGCAAAAAAAGTGTGCTGCATGTCAAGTAAAGTCAATTCTTAAATTaggtttttaaatgtcattacttCCATCACAAGTCTATGGGAGTTTTTTTCCTCCATTAAGGATAGTGGATTGGGTCCTACAAATCATCAAGCCTTCATAGCTAATAGTTGAGTTCAGGTGTTTGCAGTGAAGGGCCCTGTTAATGCTACAACATACAAAGACACttagaccagggctcaaaatttcaagtcctgagctacgagccaggccttaagagttcctcaccaccagttgccccacccaacccctaccttgccctgcccctaattccgcccctaaacacacccttgtAAAGAATcctatgaaattacactgttaagtGTTttttgcagaattaagttacaaaaataaatattaacaacaaaaactttaacaatattaacataagtatagtgtcaggtttggctagtatagggcagtatatgtTAGATATTAGTTTCATAGTagaaatttaaagtggatgtaaaccctccatacacccagtgaagtgaacagcctcagatgatgcacagagattaaccaaatctccctacataggttgtatatgtatatctgttgtcttcacatttatatatggtttagaaagttcagatcatgttaggagattttctcttcctggttaacacagagtgtgatgtctgggcatacagccaagatagctaacattgctgattgaaggaaaggcacacaccccctcttatCATAGGCAGACacactcagagctgttttgtaataggagctgctctctgccactctattttagcaacctcctgtGACAAAAGAtttaggctgcttttgtctaaaaagtcaaaaaatgtgtcaggagttctcaggctgataacagaggaaccgttcagaagagagctataagacttagctcattgaaaagagataacaaaatactgcagatatatgtgcccagctcaaatttcatgaatcgggtttacatccactttaagaatccTTAGCTCATAGGATACTAAAGTAAAAGTGTTTATTCTTCATAAAGATAAGTAAGACAAGACTTACATTGTGACATTAGGTAACATATGGTATGGCTTCAGACATCAAAAGGAGAAAgaggtatactgtatatataagatGTTACATTCTTCAGAGTGTAGGTTCCTTTCTTCCTTATCTCTTTCTAACTATCCCTCTAAGCCTTGTATTCTTATACTGTTTTGTAAAGTTATGTCAACACTTCACGAGAGTAACACCCATTCTGCATATAtggttttagggccagattcacgtagagcggcgcatatttagaccggcgtatcgcatctctgttacgttacgccggctcaatttcgagacgcaagtaccgtatccacagagtatttgcgcccaaatttgcaccagcgtaacgtaaattccgaggcagaaggcggggtaattgaaagtgggaaggaagtgggtgtgctccattgaaatgagccgtgaccccatgcaaatgaagggccggccggactgcgcatgcgcgcatgattgtgcacctcactgcgcatgctcagaactcggcccggcgcaatcagtgagataggaactaggcccggtgtacttagtgagatacgccctgtgcataaataggcccagacatacgccctttcattgcaaaagtacatccatgtgtttcccttcctgaagcaaggtgcttttgctctgttgtctgttggtgtttgttggtttgtgtaggagtgttaGAGGAAAGTTTTATAGGAGATTGtatttgctgtctgttttttctgtgtgttttttggtgtctgtattagctgtctgtttgtgctgtctgattttggtgtctggtttttgctgtctgtttttggtgtctgGTTTGTTCTGTCCGacttttgtgtctgtttggtgctgagtgtttggtggtgatatggcaccaagGAAGAGGAAGCTAAACTTCTCTGTCCATGAGAAGGAGATCCTTGCCAGAGCCATCACCCTACATGGGCGgtatctgcatggccctgagagccgggacaccaccccggccaggaagaggcagATCCTTCAGGACATAGTTGATGACAtcaatgtgttgggggggggggagaggaggaccgtcagtgggatctccaaaaagattaatgatctgaggagcgtggtccgtaaGAAGCTGGCAAAGCTAACAGCACATTCcatgggcactggag
This sequence is a window from Rana temporaria chromosome 10, aRanTem1.1, whole genome shotgun sequence. Protein-coding genes within it:
- the LOC120915569 gene encoding uncharacterized protein LOC120915569, translated to MDEKDTKNSDGDLPPYSLFPRTKQPKKKWIVGVSVALVLVLITVVSILIGVYMTQKHTETMVMMKLNSQDGHNFQQTILVNEEEDVAVFFVLKKNCSSTILFDYKRRILGLRTSNSTICQLLRMDDVQTPSIPEILKMIRIFQNNNTQPSEKISYNIIPVKEANRVNLGMNLNILCSDVPIYWSKMVDLQERKIHGNVTVDIQVGCIHIKCTIIWF